In one window of Microbacterium natoriense DNA:
- a CDS encoding CocE/NonD family hydrolase, protein MSDRIRMPRAARAEYRRLQAAPDMPPATHHGVHREQGIPVIADDGAELLTDHWWADGAGDSTLLVRTPYGRDGAAGVARFIAERGHHVVVQSCRGTFGSGGRFRPLHDEAADGQTTLRWLRVQPWATGRVHSWGGSYFGVTQWAYCDGELRPDAMGIAISARRFDDAILYPGGGFSIDTPLTWAYALGIQERPLPARLWALLRARRALIRGSLAIPPSEAVPMALGEDPDFFRDWVEHSDSGDPWWQPMHFASDPRTVPPVTLMAGWQDLFLVGQLHDHAALRDAGVPVRLVVGDWIHGAPETTVIGVREALHEFAGTLVTADVRVEVSGGGGWRDLPAWPPESRRQEQELTLAGGLVPRDATQTSGTLGYRYDPADPTPDAGGRTLNPFGAGRRDQRRRESRDDVLVFTGEPLAYPLLVMGDPSIELTLSSTNPRADVFVRVCEVDPKGRSTAITDGYLRLAPDAAAGELRRIKLPLAPLAHRFAAGSRLRVQVSSGAHPLHLRNPGTADPVRDLSRLVPSDQILALGGDTPAVLSLPAAP, encoded by the coding sequence ATGAGCGACCGCATCCGGATGCCGCGGGCAGCACGCGCGGAGTACCGACGTCTTCAGGCCGCCCCCGACATGCCGCCCGCCACTCACCACGGAGTGCACAGGGAGCAAGGGATTCCGGTGATCGCCGACGACGGCGCCGAGCTCCTCACCGATCATTGGTGGGCGGACGGCGCCGGTGACAGCACCCTGCTCGTGCGCACACCGTACGGGAGGGACGGCGCCGCCGGCGTCGCGCGCTTCATCGCCGAGCGCGGACACCACGTCGTCGTCCAGAGCTGCCGTGGCACCTTCGGGTCTGGTGGCCGGTTCCGTCCGCTGCACGACGAAGCCGCCGACGGCCAGACGACGCTGCGCTGGCTGCGAGTCCAGCCCTGGGCGACCGGCCGCGTGCACTCCTGGGGCGGCAGCTACTTCGGGGTGACGCAGTGGGCGTACTGCGACGGCGAGCTGCGCCCGGATGCCATGGGCATCGCCATCTCCGCCCGCCGCTTCGACGACGCGATCCTCTACCCCGGCGGCGGATTCTCGATCGACACACCGCTCACCTGGGCCTATGCGCTGGGCATCCAGGAACGCCCGCTCCCGGCACGGCTGTGGGCCCTGCTGAGAGCGAGGCGTGCGCTGATCCGTGGATCGCTCGCGATCCCGCCTTCGGAGGCTGTTCCGATGGCCCTCGGCGAGGACCCCGACTTCTTCCGGGACTGGGTCGAGCACAGCGATTCCGGAGATCCCTGGTGGCAGCCGATGCACTTCGCGTCCGATCCGAGAACGGTGCCTCCGGTGACGTTGATGGCCGGGTGGCAGGATCTGTTCCTCGTGGGCCAGCTGCACGACCATGCAGCGCTGCGCGACGCCGGAGTGCCGGTGCGGCTGGTGGTGGGCGACTGGATCCACGGCGCCCCGGAGACGACGGTGATCGGCGTGCGGGAGGCGCTGCACGAGTTCGCGGGCACTCTGGTCACGGCGGATGTGCGCGTCGAGGTCAGCGGTGGCGGCGGTTGGCGGGACCTGCCCGCCTGGCCGCCGGAGAGCCGGCGGCAGGAGCAAGAGCTCACGCTCGCGGGCGGCCTCGTGCCGCGCGACGCGACGCAGACCTCGGGGACGCTCGGCTATCGCTATGACCCGGCCGACCCCACGCCGGACGCCGGCGGACGCACCTTGAACCCGTTCGGCGCCGGGCGCCGCGACCAGCGCCGCCGTGAGAGCCGCGACGACGTGCTCGTCTTCACGGGCGAGCCCCTGGCTTATCCACTGCTGGTGATGGGCGACCCCTCGATCGAGCTGACGTTGTCTTCGACGAACCCGCGCGCCGACGTCTTCGTCCGCGTGTGCGAGGTCGATCCGAAAGGGCGATCGACCGCGATCACCGATGGGTATCTCCGGCTCGCTCCCGACGCGGCCGCCGGGGAGCTGCGCCGCATCAAGCTTCCGCTCGCCCCTCTCGCGCACCGGTTCGCCGCCGGCAGCCGCCTGCGGGTGCAGGTGTCGTCGGGGGCTCATCCCCTGCATCTGCGCAACCCCGGGACCGCTGACCCCGTGCGCGATCTCTCGCGTCTCGTACCCAGCGACCAGATCCTTGCGCTCGGCGGCGACACACCGGCGGTGCTCTCGCTTCCGGCGGCGCCGTGA
- a CDS encoding MFS transporter, producing the protein MMSTHAVDPVFPSPPVPPLAEDAIPGERQSWWFWVAFALTWFATGIAQGVAGVAVPQLLKEWDPEQATGNLSIVLTVGGAAILITTPIFGRLSDRSMSRLGIRRPWILYGVLVAAAGYVVQAFARDLLMLGAGVILVLIGWGAVSMTVHTLFADQIRRRIRAIMSAVTGAATTLGILGGVALAGNVAGAGQAGMFLIPGGLSVLLAITLFFSLRDLHRTQPAPPLDWRAVRETFWLSPRRYPDFAWAWTCRFFMTASIVSVTSYLYLTISSRFGIDDPAEIAGIQTQATAAFTVMNLVMAFVFGVVSDRTGRRKPTVVIGALTSAAGLVFAVAFGDIAFFLIGIAIVGAGQGAYIAADVALMTECLPSTEDAGKDLGIVALAYLLPGILVPVFGFFVTRIDSPTGENFVALYVGAVVMALLAAFAVTRVKAVR; encoded by the coding sequence ATGATGTCCACCCATGCTGTCGATCCCGTGTTCCCCTCCCCTCCTGTGCCCCCGCTCGCCGAGGACGCGATCCCCGGCGAGCGCCAGAGCTGGTGGTTCTGGGTCGCCTTCGCGCTCACGTGGTTCGCGACCGGCATCGCGCAGGGCGTCGCCGGCGTCGCCGTGCCGCAGTTGCTGAAGGAGTGGGATCCCGAGCAGGCGACCGGCAACCTCAGCATCGTGCTGACCGTCGGCGGGGCGGCGATACTCATCACCACGCCGATCTTCGGGCGGCTCAGCGACCGCTCGATGTCGCGACTCGGCATCCGTCGGCCGTGGATCCTCTACGGCGTGCTCGTCGCCGCGGCCGGCTACGTCGTTCAGGCTTTCGCCCGCGATCTGCTCATGCTGGGCGCCGGCGTGATCCTCGTGCTGATCGGCTGGGGAGCCGTGTCGATGACCGTGCACACGCTCTTCGCCGACCAGATCCGCCGGCGCATCCGCGCGATCATGTCCGCCGTCACAGGGGCCGCGACGACGCTCGGGATCCTCGGTGGAGTCGCGCTCGCCGGAAACGTCGCAGGCGCAGGTCAGGCAGGCATGTTCCTGATCCCCGGCGGGCTGTCGGTGCTCCTCGCGATCACGCTGTTCTTCTCCTTGCGCGACCTTCATCGCACGCAGCCCGCACCGCCCCTCGACTGGCGCGCCGTGCGGGAGACCTTCTGGCTGAGCCCGCGGCGGTACCCCGACTTCGCGTGGGCCTGGACGTGCCGATTCTTCATGACGGCCTCGATCGTCTCGGTGACGAGCTACCTGTACCTCACGATCTCCAGCCGCTTCGGCATCGACGATCCGGCAGAGATCGCCGGCATCCAGACGCAGGCGACCGCCGCGTTCACGGTGATGAATCTCGTGATGGCGTTCGTGTTCGGAGTGGTCTCCGACCGCACGGGCCGCCGCAAGCCGACCGTCGTGATCGGCGCGCTGACGAGCGCCGCCGGGCTCGTCTTCGCCGTCGCTTTCGGCGACATCGCGTTCTTCCTCATCGGCATCGCCATCGTCGGCGCCGGCCAGGGTGCGTACATCGCCGCCGACGTCGCCCTGATGACCGAGTGCCTGCCATCGACCGAAGACGCGGGCAAGGATCTCGGCATCGTCGCGCTCGCCTATCTGCTCCCCGGTATCCTCGTGCCCGTGTTCGGCTTCTTCGTGACCCGCATCGACTCGCCCACGGGCGAGAACTTCGTCGCCCTCTACGTCGGCGCGGTCGTGATGGCCCTCCTCGCCGCCTTCGCCGTCACCCGGGTCAAGGCGGTGCGATGA
- a CDS encoding alpha/beta hydrolase fold domain-containing protein, which translates to MSDLPPLSSPVLDWIRRAEELSASLPGTGSADIVARRRAARELSDRLALEFTDPAPAGVDVDELHLAGGDDPRRARRFRSSGAVGPQPTMLWLHGGGWIGGTIDEIVNERICADRALRSGVQIISLEYRLAPEHPFPAAVDDAVAALADLRARADEIGVDIAALGIGGNSAGATIAASAALRERDADRPVIHQALEVLPAALRPAGESFDRYRRASGMIGAEHLADVYRAGAPLSAASPLDAPDHRGLAPALIFAAEFDPLRDGAVAYARALEAAGVPVVLHIGEGHVHGSPGITTWQGARDWHDLFAAELTAAYAVAAADPITTRTVWRR; encoded by the coding sequence ATGAGCGATCTTCCTCCCCTCAGCTCCCCTGTGCTCGACTGGATCCGTCGCGCCGAGGAGCTCTCCGCGTCCCTCCCCGGCACCGGATCCGCAGACATCGTCGCACGACGTCGGGCTGCACGCGAGCTGAGCGATCGGCTCGCCCTGGAGTTCACCGACCCCGCACCGGCCGGGGTGGATGTCGACGAACTCCATCTGGCCGGCGGAGACGACCCTCGCCGCGCGCGCCGATTCCGCTCGTCCGGTGCAGTCGGCCCGCAGCCCACCATGCTCTGGCTGCACGGCGGCGGCTGGATCGGCGGGACGATCGACGAGATCGTCAACGAGCGTATCTGCGCCGATCGCGCCCTCCGCTCGGGCGTGCAGATCATCTCCCTGGAATACCGACTCGCGCCGGAGCATCCGTTCCCCGCGGCCGTCGACGACGCCGTCGCCGCATTGGCCGATCTGCGGGCCCGTGCCGACGAGATCGGCGTCGACATCGCCGCTCTGGGGATCGGGGGAAACTCCGCCGGCGCCACCATCGCGGCGTCCGCCGCCCTGCGCGAGCGCGATGCGGATCGCCCGGTGATCCACCAGGCTCTGGAAGTGCTGCCGGCCGCGCTGCGACCGGCAGGCGAATCCTTCGACCGATACCGGCGCGCCTCGGGGATGATCGGCGCCGAGCATCTCGCCGACGTCTACCGCGCCGGCGCGCCCCTGTCCGCGGCGTCGCCGCTCGACGCTCCCGACCATCGCGGCCTGGCGCCCGCCCTCATCTTCGCCGCGGAATTCGACCCGCTCCGTGACGGCGCCGTCGCCTACGCACGGGCGCTCGAAGCGGCGGGCGTCCCCGTAGTCCTGCACATCGGTGAGGGGCACGTGCACGGTTCCCCCGGCATCACCACCTGGCAGGGCGCGCGCGACTGGCACGACCTCTTCGCAGCCGAACTCACCGCCGCCTACGCGGTCGCGGCGGCAGACCCGATCACCACCCGAACCGTCTGGAGACGATGA
- a CDS encoding alpha/beta hydrolase codes for MPRTSRFRRPMLDSAVAAHEKRMAPLLAPEPADPAGRRRVAQENDAAVSAALGIESPATASEVRTVAVDGHPDVRVRIYWPGDEPASSDAGLPILVYFYGGGFTIAGIDWVSWDARFRERARDAGVIIVAADYAHAPENRYPVQPEQCWSAFEWTVEHAEEIGGRRDRVAVGGASSGGDLAAAVTLMNRDRARHPIALQLLENPALDLTIGHADMRGISAGMPGVIVRKAGRSLVRQYLGDDTSKARHPYASPMLAPSHEGLPPALIITSELDPLRGDGEAYARALSASGVPVTALRFIGQTHGSLGSTGFVPAADVAHRLIVSELRALHQAGAE; via the coding sequence ATGCCGAGAACGTCCCGGTTCCGCCGCCCGATGCTCGACAGCGCTGTCGCCGCGCACGAGAAGCGGATGGCTCCTCTGCTCGCGCCCGAACCGGCCGATCCCGCCGGGCGTCGACGCGTCGCTCAGGAGAACGACGCCGCCGTGTCGGCCGCGCTGGGAATCGAATCACCGGCGACTGCGTCGGAGGTCCGCACCGTCGCCGTCGACGGACACCCCGACGTGCGCGTCCGCATCTACTGGCCTGGTGACGAGCCGGCGTCATCGGATGCCGGGCTTCCGATCCTCGTGTACTTCTACGGCGGCGGTTTCACGATCGCGGGGATCGACTGGGTCTCGTGGGACGCTCGGTTCCGCGAACGCGCGCGGGATGCCGGCGTCATCATCGTGGCCGCCGACTACGCGCACGCTCCCGAGAATCGATACCCCGTGCAGCCCGAGCAGTGCTGGAGCGCATTCGAGTGGACCGTCGAGCACGCCGAGGAGATCGGCGGACGACGCGACCGGGTCGCGGTGGGCGGCGCCTCATCTGGTGGCGACCTGGCCGCCGCCGTCACGCTCATGAACCGCGATCGGGCGCGGCATCCGATCGCCCTGCAGCTCTTGGAGAACCCTGCTCTCGACCTCACCATCGGGCATGCCGATATGCGCGGAATCAGTGCAGGCATGCCGGGGGTGATCGTGCGAAAAGCAGGACGGTCGCTGGTGCGGCAGTACCTCGGTGACGACACGTCCAAGGCGCGGCATCCCTACGCCTCGCCGATGCTCGCCCCCTCGCACGAGGGTCTGCCGCCTGCGCTGATCATCACCTCCGAGTTGGATCCGCTGCGCGGAGACGGAGAGGCCTATGCGCGCGCTCTCTCGGCGTCGGGGGTGCCGGTCACGGCCCTGCGATTCATCGGGCAGACGCACGGCTCCCTCGGGTCCACCGGCTTCGTACCGGCGGCCGACGTCGCGCATCGCCTCATCGTCAGCGAACTCCGTGCGCTCCATCAGGCGGGTGCGGAATGA
- a CDS encoding LacI family DNA-binding transcriptional regulator: MRARPGRVTIYDVAARAGVSISTVSLAVSAPHRVRPETRERIVEAATALGYRMTAGRRVGAARIAVAAPFTSYPSYLRRLSGMLRRARDAAVDIIPYDLDSAAAADEPLLDVLPTRTDVAGLVVMGVPLGGAARRASRAARIPVVYVDVVPARADVGGPVVLVDDLDGGSQIGRHLAGLGHRRVLFVHEPQRSPAYVSAGMLRIRGIEQHVAVTGIAVSSPEAIDERVFRAAADAGATAIAANHDQFAAAILAGQRGRPEREHLAVVGYDDGEVAAALDLTTVRQPFEESGRAALELVLGLVSGAATSHETVALAPTLIPRGSTRPKASGAF, encoded by the coding sequence ATGCGAGCACGCCCTGGGCGGGTCACCATCTACGACGTCGCGGCGCGCGCCGGCGTCAGCATCTCGACCGTGTCGCTGGCCGTGAGCGCCCCGCATCGGGTGCGCCCTGAGACCAGAGAGCGCATCGTCGAGGCGGCCACGGCACTCGGATACCGGATGACCGCGGGGCGGCGCGTGGGCGCCGCGCGGATCGCGGTCGCCGCGCCCTTCACGAGCTACCCCTCGTATCTTCGTCGGCTCTCCGGGATGCTGCGGCGGGCGCGGGATGCCGCGGTCGACATCATCCCCTACGACCTGGACTCCGCTGCAGCGGCCGACGAGCCACTGCTCGATGTGCTGCCGACACGCACCGATGTCGCGGGCCTCGTGGTCATGGGCGTGCCGCTGGGCGGCGCAGCCCGGCGCGCGAGCCGTGCGGCGCGCATCCCCGTCGTGTATGTCGATGTCGTGCCCGCACGAGCCGACGTCGGGGGACCGGTGGTACTCGTGGACGACCTCGACGGAGGCTCGCAGATCGGCCGTCATCTGGCAGGCCTCGGTCACCGCCGAGTGCTGTTCGTGCACGAGCCGCAGCGCTCCCCGGCCTATGTGTCCGCCGGCATGCTCCGCATCCGCGGCATCGAGCAGCACGTCGCGGTCACCGGCATCGCCGTGAGCAGCCCGGAGGCGATCGACGAGCGGGTGTTCCGTGCGGCGGCGGATGCCGGAGCGACGGCGATAGCCGCGAACCACGACCAGTTCGCCGCCGCGATCCTGGCAGGGCAGCGGGGGAGGCCCGAGCGCGAGCATCTCGCCGTCGTCGGCTACGACGACGGCGAGGTCGCCGCCGCTCTCGATCTGACGACCGTGCGGCAGCCGTTCGAGGAGAGCGGCCGGGCCGCTCTCGAACTCGTGCTCGGACTCGTCTCCGGAGCCGCGACCTCGCACGAGACCGTGGCGCTCGCACCGACGCTGATCCCGAGGGGATCCACGCGGCCGAAGGCATCCGGCGCCTTCTGA
- a CDS encoding PaaI family thioesterase — MRITPRRLAMGMSLWVPNLFSGIRIRRFSEDWTHATVELHVNVFTRNYVKTAFGGSMSAMTDPYFFMLVMHQLGRDYVVWDTRGEIEFVKPGRGVLTAEFEVSRERAEEIRERAKGGAKVLEWFDTVITDRDGDIVAKVRREVYIREKKRVTATRS, encoded by the coding sequence ATGCGCATCACTCCTCGCCGCCTCGCCATGGGCATGAGCCTGTGGGTCCCCAACCTCTTCAGCGGAATCCGCATCCGACGTTTCAGCGAGGACTGGACGCATGCGACCGTCGAGCTGCACGTGAACGTGTTCACCCGCAACTACGTCAAGACCGCGTTCGGCGGTTCGATGTCGGCCATGACCGATCCGTACTTCTTCATGCTCGTCATGCATCAGCTCGGTCGCGATTACGTGGTGTGGGACACCCGCGGCGAGATCGAGTTCGTGAAGCCGGGCCGAGGTGTGCTGACCGCCGAGTTCGAGGTGTCGCGAGAGCGAGCCGAGGAGATCCGCGAACGGGCGAAAGGCGGAGCGAAAGTGCTCGAGTGGTTCGACACCGTGATCACCGACCGCGACGGCGACATCGTGGCGAAGGTGCGACGCGAGGTGTACATCCGCGAGAAGAAGCGGGTCACCGCGACCCGTTCCTGA
- a CDS encoding GntR family transcriptional regulator, whose amino-acid sequence MLIRIDADSPTAIFDQVAASIRTDIVTGRVVQGDRLPTAREVASALDINVHTVLRAYQQLRDEGLVDLRRGRGAVVSASAAALTDLAQEIHALVARAAQLGVSATTLAALVKETAP is encoded by the coding sequence ATGCTCATTCGGATCGACGCTGACAGCCCCACGGCGATCTTCGACCAGGTCGCCGCTTCCATCCGCACGGACATCGTGACCGGGCGTGTGGTCCAGGGCGATCGACTTCCGACCGCCCGCGAAGTCGCTTCCGCTCTCGACATCAACGTGCACACGGTTCTGCGCGCATATCAGCAGCTGCGGGACGAGGGGCTCGTCGATCTGCGGCGCGGCAGAGGCGCCGTCGTCTCGGCATCGGCCGCGGCGTTGACCGACCTCGCACAGGAGATCCACGCACTCGTGGCCCGTGCCGCCCAGCTGGGAGTCTCCGCAACCACCCTCGCTGCTCTCGTGAAGGAGACTGCACCATGA
- a CDS encoding DUF1648 domain-containing protein, whose protein sequence is MNDDARRSRTAFLWVGVIAPLGILILAAATIIAWMPVLPDPIATHWGTDGVDGFSPKWVYVVVTVGIGAAVVVLDAALALIAHRFPQNSSSTIGPWSSTARFLGAVNLGVAVMIAVIALAGAGIQRGLADAADAPDIGGWVALGFGLLIAAAVLGWFLQPQSPLVSAEPEPLDPSIPLGSSERVVWFGTATMARSGVIVLVVALAVLVITTVFVAASGRGEWGMLAALTVVMTLVTGTMIVFRVRVNSEGLRARSLFGWPSNHVPLDRIALVDVVQLDPFREFGGWGWRLAVDGRRGIVLRAGEALQVTQTNGRVFVVTVDGASDAGAVLDALRIRAVDSPTRGDS, encoded by the coding sequence ATGAACGACGACGCCCGCCGCTCGCGTACTGCCTTTCTCTGGGTGGGTGTGATCGCTCCACTCGGAATCCTGATCCTCGCCGCGGCGACCATCATCGCGTGGATGCCGGTTCTTCCTGATCCCATCGCCACGCATTGGGGGACCGACGGCGTCGACGGCTTCTCGCCGAAATGGGTGTACGTCGTCGTCACGGTCGGCATCGGCGCGGCCGTGGTCGTGCTGGATGCGGCTCTGGCGTTGATCGCACACCGCTTCCCGCAGAACAGCAGCTCGACGATCGGCCCCTGGTCGTCGACGGCGCGATTCCTCGGTGCGGTGAACCTCGGCGTCGCGGTGATGATCGCCGTCATCGCACTGGCAGGAGCGGGTATCCAGCGCGGACTCGCCGATGCTGCGGATGCACCGGATATCGGCGGCTGGGTCGCGCTCGGCTTCGGTCTGCTCATCGCGGCCGCGGTGCTCGGCTGGTTCCTGCAGCCGCAGAGTCCTCTGGTGTCCGCGGAGCCGGAGCCTCTCGATCCGAGCATCCCGCTCGGATCGAGTGAGCGCGTCGTCTGGTTCGGCACGGCGACGATGGCCCGTTCGGGCGTGATCGTGCTCGTCGTGGCGCTCGCCGTGCTGGTGATCACCACGGTGTTCGTCGCGGCGAGCGGCAGGGGAGAGTGGGGGATGCTCGCGGCCCTGACTGTGGTCATGACGCTCGTGACCGGCACGATGATCGTCTTCAGGGTGCGAGTGAACTCCGAAGGACTCCGGGCGCGTTCGCTGTTCGGATGGCCGAGCAACCACGTACCGCTGGACCGCATCGCCCTGGTCGACGTGGTCCAGCTCGACCCGTTCCGCGAGTTCGGAGGGTGGGGCTGGCGGCTCGCCGTCGATGGGCGCCGGGGGATCGTGCTGCGCGCCGGTGAAGCGCTGCAGGTGACGCAGACCAACGGGCGGGTATTCGTGGTGACGGTCGACGGCGCATCCGATGCCGGGGCGGTCCTCGATGCCCTCCGCATCCGAGCCGTCGATAGCCCTACCCGAGGTGATTCATGA
- a CDS encoding CPBP family intramembrane glutamic endopeptidase, whose translation MNIRIRPIATISFVILALGLAWLVALPLWLDGGLGNPLAGVLLPAMMFTPAVAVVLVMAMLRPVPRGERLRFLGIWPLRPAKRVIWMLVIGWLVPPLLVALSILLAAALGFVQLDFAFSGFARELEKALPPGTPLPPVGIVVAAQVATIPLAALFNGILAFGEELGWRGWLVPALRPMGTWPTLVLSGAIWGVWHSPVILLGYNFGRTDVTGVLFMIGGCVAWGILLGWLRLRSASIWPAVLAHGALNAAGGLIVLFAAAQPDLALAGPLGVAGWIVVAVVVVVLVLTGQLRRQPDLAGSAVPPTHSAPAAP comes from the coding sequence ATGAACATCCGCATCCGTCCGATCGCCACCATCTCCTTCGTCATCCTCGCCCTCGGACTGGCCTGGCTCGTCGCCCTGCCTCTTTGGCTGGATGGCGGTCTGGGGAATCCGCTGGCGGGTGTTCTGCTCCCCGCTATGATGTTCACCCCGGCGGTCGCGGTCGTCTTGGTGATGGCCATGCTGCGCCCCGTGCCCCGGGGAGAGCGGTTGCGCTTCCTCGGCATCTGGCCGCTGCGCCCTGCGAAGCGCGTCATATGGATGCTTGTCATCGGCTGGCTCGTGCCGCCACTGCTCGTCGCGCTCAGCATCCTGCTCGCAGCGGCTCTGGGATTCGTGCAGCTCGACTTCGCGTTCTCCGGCTTCGCCCGAGAGCTCGAGAAAGCTCTGCCTCCTGGCACGCCGCTGCCTCCCGTCGGCATCGTCGTCGCCGCGCAGGTGGCGACGATTCCGCTCGCCGCTCTGTTCAACGGCATCCTCGCTTTCGGTGAGGAGCTGGGATGGCGAGGCTGGCTCGTTCCGGCGCTGCGGCCGATGGGAACCTGGCCCACACTCGTTCTGAGCGGTGCGATCTGGGGCGTGTGGCACAGCCCGGTGATCCTGCTCGGATACAACTTCGGACGGACCGACGTCACCGGGGTCCTGTTCATGATCGGAGGGTGCGTCGCGTGGGGCATCCTGCTCGGCTGGCTGCGCCTGCGATCCGCGTCGATCTGGCCGGCCGTGCTCGCGCACGGTGCGCTGAATGCCGCGGGCGGGCTCATCGTGCTGTTCGCGGCTGCGCAGCCCGATCTCGCCCTCGCGGGCCCGCTCGGTGTCGCAGGGTGGATCGTGGTCGCGGTGGTCGTCGTCGTGCTCGTCCTCACGGGTCAGCTCCGGCGACAGCCGGACCTCGCCGGCTCGGCAGTCCCTCCCACGCATTCGGCTCCCGCCGCCCCTTGA
- a CDS encoding O-methyltransferase, with translation MDSTPAAWAAADVFLADTLVGHDPGLEAALDAQRAAGLPEIEVAPVGGKLLSVLARMSGARRVLEIGTLGGYSTIWLARAVGPEGSVVTVEAEADNAAVARASIDAAGVGDRVDIRVGRGADVLPTLDGPFDLVFIDADKESNTIYLDWAARLGRQGTVIVLDNIGREGEIVREDSTDPKVIGTRDGLRMLGEDPRFDATALQTVGVKGWDGVAIALVV, from the coding sequence ATGGATTCCACCCCCGCGGCATGGGCCGCAGCCGACGTCTTCCTCGCCGACACGCTGGTCGGCCACGACCCAGGACTCGAGGCGGCACTGGATGCGCAGCGCGCGGCCGGTCTGCCGGAGATCGAGGTCGCGCCCGTCGGCGGCAAGCTGCTGAGCGTGCTCGCCCGGATGAGCGGTGCTCGGCGGGTGCTCGAGATCGGGACGCTCGGCGGATATTCGACCATCTGGCTCGCTCGTGCCGTGGGGCCGGAGGGGAGTGTCGTCACGGTCGAGGCCGAGGCTGACAACGCGGCCGTGGCTCGCGCGAGCATCGACGCGGCAGGAGTCGGCGACCGCGTCGACATCCGCGTCGGACGCGGTGCAGACGTGCTGCCGACGCTGGACGGGCCGTTCGACCTGGTGTTCATCGACGCAGACAAGGAGTCGAACACGATCTACCTGGACTGGGCCGCCAGGCTCGGTCGACAGGGCACCGTGATCGTGCTCGACAACATCGGCCGCGAGGGAGAGATCGTGCGCGAGGACTCGACGGACCCGAAGGTGATCGGCACCAGGGACGGATTGCGGATGCTGGGAGAGGACCCGCGCTTCGATGCCACCGCGCTGCAGACGGTCGGCGTCAAAGGTTGGGACGGCGTCGCCATCGCACTCGTCGTCTGA
- the eno gene encoding phosphopyruvate hydratase, whose amino-acid sequence MALIEAVGAREILDSRGNPTVEVEVLLDDGVVQRAAVPSGASTGAFEAYELRDGDKSRYGGKGVLKAVSAVIDELGPAIEGVEASEQRIVDEILNETDGTENKQRTGANAILGVSLAVAKAAADSADLPLFRYLGGPNAHLLPVPLFNVINGGEHADNGIDMQEFFLAPIGAESYSESLRWGVETYHVLRSELKAAGYATGLGDEGGFAPDLPSNREGLEFLIKAIEKAGFTPGKDIALGLDVAATEFFNDGVYRLDDKDWTGPELIEYYQGLVNDFPIVTIEDALAEDDWDNWKLLTEALGSKVQLVGDDLFVTNPQRLADGIKRGVANSLLVKVNQIGTLTETFDAVSLAQRSGYTAMLSHRSGETEDTTIADLAVATNAGQIKTGAPARSERVAKYNQLLRIEEELGDAAVFAGRSAFPRFSA is encoded by the coding sequence GTGGCACTGATCGAGGCTGTAGGCGCACGCGAGATTCTCGACTCGCGCGGTAACCCGACCGTCGAGGTGGAGGTGCTCCTCGACGACGGCGTCGTCCAGCGAGCAGCCGTCCCCTCCGGAGCATCCACCGGCGCGTTCGAGGCGTACGAACTGCGTGACGGCGACAAGAGCCGCTACGGCGGCAAGGGCGTCCTCAAGGCCGTCTCCGCGGTGATCGACGAGCTCGGCCCGGCCATCGAGGGCGTCGAGGCGAGCGAGCAGCGCATCGTCGACGAGATCCTCAACGAGACCGACGGCACCGAGAACAAGCAGCGCACCGGCGCGAACGCGATCCTCGGCGTCAGCCTCGCGGTCGCCAAGGCCGCCGCCGACTCGGCCGATCTGCCGCTGTTCCGCTACCTGGGCGGCCCCAACGCACACCTGCTGCCCGTGCCGCTGTTCAACGTCATCAACGGCGGCGAGCACGCCGACAACGGCATCGACATGCAGGAGTTCTTCCTCGCGCCGATCGGCGCAGAGTCCTACTCCGAGTCGCTGCGCTGGGGCGTCGAGACCTACCACGTTCTGCGCAGCGAACTGAAGGCCGCCGGCTACGCCACGGGCCTCGGCGACGAGGGCGGCTTCGCCCCCGACCTGCCCAGCAACCGCGAGGGCCTCGAGTTCCTCATCAAGGCGATCGAGAAGGCGGGCTTCACGCCTGGCAAGGACATCGCGCTCGGCCTCGACGTCGCCGCCACCGAGTTCTTCAACGACGGCGTCTACCGTCTCGACGACAAGGACTGGACCGGCCCCGAGCTGATCGAGTATTACCAGGGTCTGGTCAACGACTTCCCGATCGTCACGATCGAGGACGCGCTGGCCGAGGACGACTGGGACAACTGGAAGCTCCTCACCGAGGCTCTCGGTTCGAAGGTGCAGCTCGTCGGCGACGACCTGTTCGTCACCAACCCGCAGCGCCTGGCCGATGGCATCAAGCGCGGTGTCGCCAACTCGCTGCTGGTCAAGGTCAACCAGATCGGCACCTTGACCGAGACGTTCGACGCCGTCAGCCTTGCGCAGCGCTCGGGCTACACGGCGATGCTGTCCCACCGTTCGGGCGAGACCGAGGACACCACGATCGCCGACCTCGCCGTCGCCACGAACGCGGGCCAGATCAAGACGGGTGCGCCTGCTCGCTCCGAGCGCGTCGCGAAGTACAATCAGCTTCTGCGCATCGAGGAGGAGCTCGGCGACGCGGCAGTCTTCGCCGGTCGTTCAGCCTTCCCGCGTTTCAGCGCCTGA